The region ACCTTCACAAATGCCCAAGATGCTGGAAATTTAACGCTAGCAAAGAAGATGCGCTATGTCCAAGATGTGAAGAGGTCATAAGTGCTAAGTGAGCCAGTAAGCGCAACTATCATAATAGCAACGATCGCTGCGGTGGTCGTTGTTAGCTTGTTTGGCATATTTTTGGTTAATAAATTTAAAGGATAAAAATAGTGGTAACTTTAAAAGAAGCTTTGAAATTTTCAGCTGAAGAGATAAAAAATTTAAGAGCCGAGCTTGAGGCGAAGATCATAAAAGAAAAAGAGCTTGGCGCTTATGTCGAGCAGCTAGCAAATTTAGAGATCGCAAAACTAGGCGAGGGCGTGCCTATCGCTATAAAAGACAACATCCAAGTAAAAGGCTGGAGCGTCACAAGTGCTTCTAAAATTTTACAAGGCTACGTAGCACCTTATAATGCAACCGTTATCGAGAAGCTACTTAGCAAAAATTTAGCTCCATTTGGCCGCACAAATATGGATGAATTTGCGATGGGAAGCACGACTGAGAGCTCATTTTATGGCAAAACACTAAACCCACTAAATCACGCTCACGTCCCAGGTGGCAGTAGCGGTGGCTCGGCAGCAGCAGTCGCAGCTGGTCTTGCAGTAGCAGCACTTGGTAGCGACACTGGTGGCTCGATCCGCCAGCCAGCGGCATTTTGCGGATGCGTAGGACTTAAGCCAACTTATGGCAGAGTGAGCAGATATGGCCTTGGTGCCTACTCAAGCAGCCTTGATCAGATAGGTCCGATCGCTCAAAACGTAGAAGATGCAGCCATTTTATATGACGCGATCGCTGGACACGATCCAAAAGATAGCACGAGCGCAGATGTGCCATTTGTGAGCGTTAGCGACAAGATAGATGGCAACAAAAAACTAAAAATTTGTGTCATCAAAAACTACGTCGAAAACGCAAGCGAGCAGACAAAAGCTGCTTTAAATTTAGCTATAGAGAAGCTAAAATCACACGGCCACAGCGTAACTTACACAAATTTTGAAGACTCAAAATATGACGTCGCAGCTTACTACATCATCGCAACCGCAGAGGCAAGCGCAAATTTAAGCCGCTACGATGGCGTAAGATATGGCAGACGCGCAGATGCTAAAAATTTAAAAGAGCTATATGTAAATTCGCGATCTGAGGGCTTTGGCGAAGAGGTAAAAAGGAGAATTTTGCTTGGTACATTTGTACTAAGTAGCGGATACTACGATGCTTACTACATCAAAGCGCAAAAAGCAAGAGCGCATATAAAAGCTCAGTACGAGAAAATTTTAGAAGAAAATGACCTTATCTTCATGCCAGTTGCTCCAAGTACAGCTTATAAATTTGGAGCACACAGCGATCCGCTTCAAGCCTATCTAAGCGACATCTACACGATCAGCGTAAATTTAGCAGGCCTACCAGCTATCTCTGTGCCAGTTGGCAAAGATGATCAAAATTTAAACGTGAGCGCCCAGCTCATCGCAAAAGCGTGGGACGAACAGACCTTGATAAATGGTGCTAAGAGCCTAGAAAATTTAATAAAAGGATAAAAATATGAAGATAGTAAAGAGAGCTTTAACATTTGAGGATGTGCTTCTTGTACCGCAATACTCTGAAATTTTGCCAAAGCAAGTTGATGTCAAAACCAGGATCAGCAAAAATGTCACGCTAAATATCCCGATCGTCTCTGCTGCGATGGATACGGTGACTGAGCATAGAACTGCTATCATGATGGCAAGGCTTGGCGGTATCGGCGTCATCCACAAAAATATGGACGTCGAAAGCCAAGCAAAAGAGGTCAAACGCGTCAAAAAAAGCGAAAGTGGTGTCATTATCGATCCTATTTTTATAAATCCAGAAGCGACCGTGGCTGAAGCTCTAAGCCTTATGTCAGATCTTCATATTTCAGGCGTTCCAGTCATCGACAAAGACCGCAAACTAATAGGAATTTTAACAAACCGCGATTTGAGATTTGAGACAAATATGAGCACTTTGGTAAAAGACCGCATGACAAAAGCACCGCTAATTACTGCACCAAAGGGCTGCACACTTGATGATGCGGAGAAAATTTTCTCTCAAAATAGGGTTGAGAAGCTACCTATCGTCGATAAAGATGGCAGACTTGACGGACTTATCACCATAAAAGATCTAAAAAAACGTAAAGAGTATCCAAATGCAAACAAAGACAGCTACGGCAGACTTCGCGTGGCTGCGGCTATTGGCGTGGGTCAGATAGACCGCGCTAAAGCGCTAGTTGATGCTGGCGTAGATGTCATCGTCATCGACTCAGCTCACGGCCACTCAAAGGGCATTATCGACACTTTAAGAGAGGTAAAAGCAAATTTTAATGTCGATGTCGTAGCTGGCAATATCGCAAATCCAGCAGCCGTAAAAGACCTAGCAGAAGCAGGAGCTGACGGCATAAAAGTAGGCATCGGACCAGGATCAATATGCACCACAAGGATCGTTGCTGGCGTTGGCGTGCCTCAAATTTCAGCTATTGATGACTGCGCAAGTGAAGCAGCAAAATATGGCATCCCAGTTATCGCAGACGGTGGTTTAAAATACTCAGGCGACGTAGCAAAAGCCCTTGCAGCAGGCGCTGCTTGCGTTATGGCAGGTAGCTTGCTTGCAGGTTGCGAAGAGAGCCCAGGTGAGCTTATAACATTCCAAGGTCGCCAGTACAAAGTATATCGTGGTATGGGCTCAATAGGCGCTATGACAAAGGGTAGCTCAGACCGCTACTTCCAAGAGGGTACAGCTCAAGATAAGCTAGTTCCTGAAGGCATCGAGGGTCGTGTGCCATTTGCTGGTAGCATAAAAGATGTGATCCATCAGCTAATAGGCGGCCTAAGAAGCGCTATGGGCTATGTTGGCGCAAAAGATATCCCGACTCTTCAAGAAAGAGCTGAATTTGTCGAGATAACAAGCGCTGGACTAAAAGAGAGCCACGTCCACGACGTAGTTATCACTCACGAGGCACCAAACTACAAAGTTAATTAGTGTTAGAGCTGCAAACTAGAACTATTAAATTTAACGAGCCACTCTATCTTGAGAGTGGCCGTATGCTATCAAATTTCAAGCTTATTTATGAGACTTACGGCACGCTAAATGCTGATAAAAGCAACGTTATCGTGATCTGTCACGCCCTAACTGGCTCGCACCACGCTGCTGGCACTTACGCAGGTGATGAGAAAGCTGGCTGGTGGGACGGGCTAATAGGCAGCAAAAAGGCGGTTGATACGGATAAATTTTACGTTATTTGCGTAAATATCTTAGGCTCGTGCTTTGGCTCGACCTCGCCGCTAAGCGTTGATCGAAGTAGCGGCAAAGAGTATAGGCTAAATTTCCCAGTCCTTGCCATAAGTGACGTGGTAAAGGCGCAGATGAGGCTATTTAGCGAGCTTGGCATCACAAGGGCAAGAGCCGTGATAGGCGGCAGTCTTGGCGGTATGCAAGCACTTTGCTACGCTATCGAGTTTCCAGAATTTGCGCAAGATATCATAATGCTTGCGAGCACCTATCAGACTAAGCCCTGGGCGATAGCGTTTAATAAAATCGCCATTGAAGCCATTTTAAACGATGAAAATTTCAAAAATGGCGAATATGACGCGGAATTTATAAGAAAAAATGGACTAAAAGGCATGGCTTACGGCAGGATGGCAGGGCACATCAGCTTCTTAAGCCCTGATAGCATGGATAAAAAATTTGGACGCAACTACGTCGAAACTGACGGCCTTTACGATCTTTTTGGGCATTTTCAGGTCGATCGCTACATGGAGTATAACGGCTACAACTTCCCAAAGAGGTTTGACCCGCTAAGCTACCTATACATCGTAAAGATGATGAATATCTTTGACTGCACAAGGCACTACGATAGCCTAAAAGACGCCCTTGCGCCGATCAAAGCAAATTTGCATCTAGTCGCTTTCAAAGGTGATCTACTCTTTCCGCCAAGCTGCATGAGAGAAATTTATGACGCACTTTGCGAGATGGGCAGAGGCGCAAAGACAAATTTTGTTGAGATAGATAGCAACTACGGCCACGACGCCTTTTTGGTCGAGATAGAAAAATTTGATGGATATATAAAAAATATATTAAAAGGATAGAAAATGGAGCAAAAAGAGCAAAGTTTTGAAGAAAAATTAGCCCTAGCTGATAAAATTTTAAACGATCTAAATAAAGATGATGTGAGCTTAGAAAACAGCATAAAGCTGCACGAGCAGGGCAAAAAGCTCTTAAACGAGGCAAGAGAAATTTTAGAAAACGCAAAACTTAGCATAAAGCAGGTGGATGATGAGTAAAATTTGCGCCCTTCAGCTACCAACGCAGCCTTTAAGCGAGGCGAGGCTTGATTATTACCTTAAAATTTGTGCTGATGAAAACGCAAGGCTGGTTGTCCTTGGCGAATACGTGCTAAATAGCTTTTTTAAAGAGCTTGCTAGCATGCCAAAAAGCCTCATAAAAGAGCAGAGCGAGCGCAAAAAAGAGGCACTCTTTGCGATGGCAAAAAAGTATGATCTAAACATCATCGCACCTATCATAAATTTAAAAGGCAAAGAAATTTTTAAAAGCCTAGCCAAATTTAGCCCTACGCAAGTAAAGCTATATGATCAGCAGATCCTCATGCCTTACGCGCACTGGAACGAGGCGAAGTTTTTTAGCAACGCAAGCGAGGAGCTAAATTTGCCTATCTTTACATACGATAAATTTAAGGTTGGTGTCATGTTTGGCTTCGAGGCGCATTTTGACGTGTGCTGGGCCTATATGAGTGCTAAAAAGGTCGATATCGTGCTTGTGCCAACGGCTTGCACGTTTTTCTCGCAGGCGCGCTGGGAGGAGCTTTTAAAGGTTAGAGCCTTTACAAACAACGTTTATGTGCTTCGTGTAAATCGCGTGGGAAGCCACAAAAGTGAGGACGAGCAGTGGAGTTTTTACGGCGACTCGATGCTTATTAGCCCATTTGGCGAGGTCAAAAACAGGCTTGGCAAAAATGAAGAGATGATGATCGATGAGCTTAGCAAAAAGGAGCTTAGCGAGGCTAGAAGCACCTGGGGCTTTATGCAGATAGAGGCTAAATTTAAAAGATGAAGCGCTGCTCCTGGGCCAAAAAGAGCGAATTTAGCAAGAGCTATCATGACTATGAGTGGGGCAGGGCGGTCAAAGATGATAAGAAATTCTTTGAAATGCTCATTTTAGAGGGCTTTCAAGCAGGGCTTAGCTGGGACTATGTGCTACGAAAAAGAGCTGGGCTTGCTCAAATTTTAGATGGTTTTGATGCAAAAAAGATCGCACTTTATGATGAAAATAAGCTTCAAAGCCTTTTAAGAGATGATAGAGCGATCAAAAACCGCCTTAAAATTTACTCCTTGCCAAAAAATGCCAAAGCTTTTTTAGAGCTTTGTGCTGAATTTGGCTCGTTTTATAACTACATCTATAAATTTACAAATGGCAAGCGCGTGATAAATGACATAAAAAGCGCCAAAGATATGCCAGCAAGCAGTGAGCTCTCAGAGCGCATCTCAAAAGATATGAAAAAGCGTGGCTTTAAATTTGTAGGTGCTGTGATCATCTACTCGTTTTTACAAGGTGTTGGCGTCATCGATGATCACGAAAATGAGTGCTTTTGTAAAGGCAAAATTTAAACTCATCACTAGAGCAAATCTTAATACAAAATAAATAATTTTAAGTAATCTTTATCATAAATAATCCTATAATTTTAGTAATCACAAAGGGTTTAAACTAAGGTGTAAATTTAAAATTTACAGGCTTTGGCGTAATACTAAAAAGGAGACGCTATGAGTAAAGTTTCTAGACGTGATTTTATAAAATTTGGTGCTGTTTCGGCTCTTGCTGCAAGCGGAGTTTATGCGAGCGATATGCCAGTCTTTAGAGATAAAGATGTCAAATTTGACGAGGAGTGGGATGTCGTTATCATCGGTAGCGGTTTTGCTGGTCTTGCAGCTGGTATCAAGGCAAATGAGCGAGGCAACAAGGTTCTTATCTTAGAGAAAATGGGGCGAGTTGGCGGCAACTCTGTGATAAATGGCGGAATTTTTGCCGTGCCAAATAGCGAGCTTCAAAAGAAAAACGGAGTCAAAGACTCAAAAGAACTCTTCATCTCAGACTGCGTCAAAGCTGGGCTTGGGCTAAACCACGTGGAGCTTCTTGGCATCCTTGCTGATAGAGCGGTCGATACTTTTAACTTCACCGTAAAACACGGCGCAAAATACCTAGATAAGCTACTTCTTGAGGGCGGTCACAGCGTGCCAAGGACTTATTACACCGAAAACACAAGTGGCTCTGGCATAGTCCAGCCTCTAGCTGAGACATTTAAAAATTTACAAGGCTGCGAGCTAAGAACAAGGTGCAAATTTGATGAGTTTGTGACTGATGAAAATGGCGCAATAGTAGGCGTTGCGGTGCGAAATGACTATAAATTTGATAAAAATCTATTTAGCGATGACAAAGAGAATAAAAGCGGCGAGCGTAAATTTATAAAGGCTAAAAAAGGCGTAGTGCTAGCAAGCGGCGGCTTTTGCAGTGATAAATTTTTTAGAAAGCTTCAAGACCCACGCGCGGTGCCTGAATTTGACACCACAAACCACCCAGGAGCGACTGCAGGTGCTTTGATCTCAGCCCTAAAAATAGGCGCTTTGCC is a window of Campylobacter concisus DNA encoding:
- the gatA gene encoding Asp-tRNA(Asn)/Glu-tRNA(Gln) amidotransferase subunit GatA — encoded protein: MVTLKEALKFSAEEIKNLRAELEAKIIKEKELGAYVEQLANLEIAKLGEGVPIAIKDNIQVKGWSVTSASKILQGYVAPYNATVIEKLLSKNLAPFGRTNMDEFAMGSTTESSFYGKTLNPLNHAHVPGGSSGGSAAAVAAGLAVAALGSDTGGSIRQPAAFCGCVGLKPTYGRVSRYGLGAYSSSLDQIGPIAQNVEDAAILYDAIAGHDPKDSTSADVPFVSVSDKIDGNKKLKICVIKNYVENASEQTKAALNLAIEKLKSHGHSVTYTNFEDSKYDVAAYYIIATAEASANLSRYDGVRYGRRADAKNLKELYVNSRSEGFGEEVKRRILLGTFVLSSGYYDAYYIKAQKARAHIKAQYEKILEENDLIFMPVAPSTAYKFGAHSDPLQAYLSDIYTISVNLAGLPAISVPVGKDDQNLNVSAQLIAKAWDEQTLINGAKSLENLIKG
- the guaB gene encoding IMP dehydrogenase, encoding MKIVKRALTFEDVLLVPQYSEILPKQVDVKTRISKNVTLNIPIVSAAMDTVTEHRTAIMMARLGGIGVIHKNMDVESQAKEVKRVKKSESGVIIDPIFINPEATVAEALSLMSDLHISGVPVIDKDRKLIGILTNRDLRFETNMSTLVKDRMTKAPLITAPKGCTLDDAEKIFSQNRVEKLPIVDKDGRLDGLITIKDLKKRKEYPNANKDSYGRLRVAAAIGVGQIDRAKALVDAGVDVIVIDSAHGHSKGIIDTLREVKANFNVDVVAGNIANPAAVKDLAEAGADGIKVGIGPGSICTTRIVAGVGVPQISAIDDCASEAAKYGIPVIADGGLKYSGDVAKALAAGAACVMAGSLLAGCEESPGELITFQGRQYKVYRGMGSIGAMTKGSSDRYFQEGTAQDKLVPEGIEGRVPFAGSIKDVIHQLIGGLRSAMGYVGAKDIPTLQERAEFVEITSAGLKESHVHDVVITHEAPNYKVN
- the metX gene encoding homoserine O-acetyltransferase MetX; translation: MLELQTRTIKFNEPLYLESGRMLSNFKLIYETYGTLNADKSNVIVICHALTGSHHAAGTYAGDEKAGWWDGLIGSKKAVDTDKFYVICVNILGSCFGSTSPLSVDRSSGKEYRLNFPVLAISDVVKAQMRLFSELGITRARAVIGGSLGGMQALCYAIEFPEFAQDIIMLASTYQTKPWAIAFNKIAIEAILNDENFKNGEYDAEFIRKNGLKGMAYGRMAGHISFLSPDSMDKKFGRNYVETDGLYDLFGHFQVDRYMEYNGYNFPKRFDPLSYLYIVKMMNIFDCTRHYDSLKDALAPIKANLHLVAFKGDLLFPPSCMREIYDALCEMGRGAKTNFVEIDSNYGHDAFLVEIEKFDGYIKNILKG
- the xseB gene encoding exodeoxyribonuclease VII small subunit codes for the protein MEQKEQSFEEKLALADKILNDLNKDDVSLENSIKLHEQGKKLLNEAREILENAKLSIKQVDDE
- a CDS encoding carbon-nitrogen hydrolase family protein, with protein sequence MSKICALQLPTQPLSEARLDYYLKICADENARLVVLGEYVLNSFFKELASMPKSLIKEQSERKKEALFAMAKKYDLNIIAPIINLKGKEIFKSLAKFSPTQVKLYDQQILMPYAHWNEAKFFSNASEELNLPIFTYDKFKVGVMFGFEAHFDVCWAYMSAKKVDIVLVPTACTFFSQARWEELLKVRAFTNNVYVLRVNRVGSHKSEDEQWSFYGDSMLISPFGEVKNRLGKNEEMMIDELSKKELSEARSTWGFMQIEAKFKR
- a CDS encoding DNA-3-methyladenine glycosylase I; protein product: MKRCSWAKKSEFSKSYHDYEWGRAVKDDKKFFEMLILEGFQAGLSWDYVLRKRAGLAQILDGFDAKKIALYDENKLQSLLRDDRAIKNRLKIYSLPKNAKAFLELCAEFGSFYNYIYKFTNGKRVINDIKSAKDMPASSELSERISKDMKKRGFKFVGAVIIYSFLQGVGVIDDHENECFCKGKI
- a CDS encoding flavocytochrome c, which translates into the protein MSKVSRRDFIKFGAVSALAASGVYASDMPVFRDKDVKFDEEWDVVIIGSGFAGLAAGIKANERGNKVLILEKMGRVGGNSVINGGIFAVPNSELQKKNGVKDSKELFISDCVKAGLGLNHVELLGILADRAVDTFNFTVKHGAKYLDKLLLEGGHSVPRTYYTENTSGSGIVQPLAETFKNLQGCELRTRCKFDEFVTDENGAIVGVAVRNDYKFDKNLFSDDKENKSGERKFIKAKKGVVLASGGFCSDKFFRKLQDPRAVPEFDTTNHPGATAGALISALKIGALPVQIGWIQYIPYKCPDEKGNGITSKFASQAAFRYGISVDPKTGKRYMNELADRKIRADAMFRIIDAKSDSYPINLCDSVAAAKLVESDLANPMKNGVIMKFDTLADLAKYYKMPAGELEKTVERYNEFVKKGKDEDFDKPIKLTDGITISQAPFYAMRGAPKLHHTMGGVKINTKAQVLNIDDEPIKGLYAAGEVTGGTHGASRLGSCAILDCLTFGMIAGENI